A single Natranaerobius thermophilus JW/NM-WN-LF DNA region contains:
- a CDS encoding potassium channel family protein, whose translation MKIILVGGGNKVHYLAKTFISQGHELTLINNEKEYCRDLAKRFDVNIVYGDGTKPNILEDAEVLTADLVMAVTPKDPDNLVICQLANKVYEVDKTFAIVNDPDNIEIFKKLGVDTVISTADIITSLIKQKISVEDISNIFSLEEGKVTVMEVKISSNFPVTGQKLQDIPLPRQSIIGCIIRNSESIVPSGDTAIEVGDKLLILSLPEVQSKVLQTIRGRLD comes from the coding sequence ATGAAGATTATTTTAGTTGGTGGAGGAAATAAAGTACACTATCTTGCTAAAACATTTATTTCTCAAGGGCATGAGTTAACCTTGATAAATAATGAGAAAGAATACTGTCGAGATCTAGCCAAAAGGTTTGATGTAAATATTGTATACGGTGATGGTACAAAACCCAATATATTAGAAGATGCAGAAGTTTTAACTGCCGACTTAGTAATGGCTGTTACCCCAAAAGATCCAGATAACTTAGTAATATGTCAGTTAGCAAATAAAGTTTACGAAGTAGATAAAACATTTGCAATTGTTAACGATCCAGATAATATCGAAATTTTTAAAAAGCTTGGTGTAGACACGGTTATCAGTACTGCTGATATTATTACCTCATTAATCAAACAAAAAATTTCTGTTGAAGATATCTCTAATATATTTTCCCTTGAAGAAGGAAAAGTAACGGTAATGGAAGTTAAAATCAGCTCCAATTTTCCTGTAACAGGTCAAAAACTTCAAGATATACCTTTGCCTAGGCAATCTATCATAGGATGTATTATTCGAAATAGTGAATCAATTGTTCCTAGTGGAGATACTGCGATTGAAGTAGGGGATAAGCTCTTAATACTATCCTTGCCAGAAGTACAATCAAAAGTATTACAAACAATAAGAGGAAGGCTTGATTAG